Proteins co-encoded in one Streptomyces sp. JH34 genomic window:
- a CDS encoding FHA domain-containing protein, which produces MKLFAKLFGKSAREDSNNAARHRAPRQGQGAEEQGSERPLFRDEVAGGSGASSVDPGGAGRIGFGESSTSSTGGGFAPAPEGSSMPVCTRCGHRNAEASRFCSNCGAPLRGGVPERASETTSTISISGIEAYEAEATGQTALPSLSPEAQAAVDALPAGSALLVVRRGPNSGSRFLLDGDLTTAGRHPQSDIFLDDVTVSRRHVEFHRSPEGSFTVGDVGSLNGTYVNRERIDSVALTNGDEVQIGKYRLVFYASQRGV; this is translated from the coding sequence GTGAAGTTGTTTGCGAAGTTGTTCGGAAAGAGCGCACGCGAGGACAGCAACAACGCTGCCCGTCATCGCGCTCCGCGCCAGGGTCAGGGCGCCGAGGAGCAGGGCTCGGAGCGCCCGCTCTTCCGCGACGAGGTCGCCGGTGGGTCCGGCGCGTCGTCCGTTGACCCCGGCGGTGCAGGGCGCATAGGTTTCGGGGAGTCATCGACCTCGAGTACGGGTGGAGGGTTCGCCCCCGCTCCGGAGGGCTCGTCCATGCCGGTCTGCACGAGGTGCGGGCATCGAAACGCCGAGGCCAGCCGGTTCTGCTCCAACTGCGGTGCGCCGCTGAGGGGCGGGGTCCCCGAGCGCGCCTCGGAGACGACCTCGACCATCTCGATCTCCGGTATCGAGGCGTACGAGGCCGAGGCGACGGGCCAGACCGCCCTGCCCTCGCTCTCCCCGGAGGCCCAGGCCGCGGTCGACGCCCTGCCGGCGGGTTCCGCGCTCCTGGTGGTCCGACGCGGCCCGAACTCGGGGAGCCGCTTCCTGCTGGACGGCGACCTGACCACGGCCGGCCGTCACCCGCAGAGCGACATCTTCCTCGACGACGTGACCGTGTCGCGGCGTCATGTGGAGTTCCACAGGAGTCCGGAAGGTAGTTTCACCGTGGGCGACGTCGGCAGTCTCAACGGCACCTACGTCAACCGTGAGCGCATCGATTCCGTCGCGCTGACCAACGGCGACGAAGTCCAGATCGGAAAGTACCGGCTGGTCTTCTACGCGAGCCAGCGGGGCGTGTGA
- a CDS encoding DUF881 domain-containing protein has translation MSNGQNPNEDRRHGGALPPEAAAPAPPRTAASEEVTGRQRLRAGLWPPRVSRAQLIVALLLFVLGLGLAIQVRSNSDNSALRGARQEDLVRILDELDNRTERLEDEKQRLDAQRTELENSSDQAEEARKQTLEKERQLGILAGTVAAHGPGITLTISDPSGAVEADMLLDTIQELRAAGAEAIEINGVRVVANTYFSGDGGELRVDGRKIEAPYEFKVIGKPQDLEPALNIPGGVVQTLEKEQATAEVARADDIVVDALRPAKQPDYARSSSR, from the coding sequence ATGAGCAACGGACAGAACCCGAACGAGGACCGGCGCCACGGCGGTGCGCTGCCCCCCGAGGCGGCCGCACCCGCCCCGCCCCGCACGGCCGCGTCCGAGGAGGTCACCGGCCGTCAGCGGCTCCGGGCGGGCCTCTGGCCGCCCAGGGTGAGCCGTGCCCAACTGATCGTCGCCCTTCTGCTGTTCGTCCTCGGTCTGGGGCTGGCCATCCAGGTCAGGTCGAACAGTGACAACAGCGCCCTGCGCGGTGCCCGTCAGGAGGACCTGGTCCGCATCCTCGACGAACTGGACAACCGCACCGAGCGCCTCGAGGACGAGAAGCAGCGCCTCGACGCCCAGCGCACGGAGCTGGAGAACAGCTCCGACCAGGCCGAAGAGGCCCGGAAACAGACGCTCGAGAAGGAACGGCAGCTCGGTATCCTGGCGGGCACGGTCGCGGCGCACGGCCCCGGCATCACGCTGACCATCAGCGATCCGAGCGGGGCGGTGGAGGCCGACATGCTGCTCGACACGATCCAGGAGCTGCGCGCCGCGGGTGCCGAGGCGATCGAGATCAACGGTGTGCGGGTGGTGGCGAACACGTATTTCTCCGGTGACGGGGGAGAGTTGAGAGTGGACGGCCGGAAGATCGAGGCGCCGTACGAGTTCAAGGTCATCGGCAAGCCGCAGGACCTTGAACCGGCTCTGAACATCCCCGGTGGTGTGGTGCAGACGCTCGAGAAGGAGCAGGCCACGGCGGAGGTCGCGCGCGCCGACGACATCGTCGTGGACGCCTTGCGACCGGCGAAGCAGCCTGATTACGCTCGGTCGTCGTCACGGTGA
- a CDS encoding small basic family protein: MIAVLGLVVGVVVGLLVRPEVPAVVEPYLPIAVVAALDAVFGGLRAMLDGIFVDKVFVVSFLSNVVVAALIVFLGDKLGVGAQLSTGVVVVLGIRIFSNAAAIRRHVFRA; the protein is encoded by the coding sequence GTGATCGCCGTACTGGGCCTCGTCGTGGGAGTCGTGGTCGGACTGTTGGTCCGGCCCGAAGTGCCGGCGGTGGTCGAGCCCTACCTGCCGATCGCCGTGGTGGCCGCGCTCGACGCCGTGTTCGGCGGTCTGCGGGCCATGCTCGACGGGATCTTCGTGGACAAGGTCTTCGTGGTGTCCTTCCTGTCGAACGTCGTGGTGGCCGCGCTGATCGTCTTCCTCGGCGACAAGCTCGGTGTGGGAGCCCAGCTGTCCACCGGTGTGGTGGTCGTGCTCGGCATCCGCATCTTCTCCAACGCCGCGGCCATCCGCCGGCACGTCTTCCGGGCGTGA
- a CDS encoding MerR family transcriptional regulator, with translation MRSSGDGTAAGGPYRQHGGAADHSIRQPVQPAVVAADGVAGTGDIGYRGPTACAAAGITYRQLDYWARTGLVEPSVRPAYGSGTQRLYSFRDVVLLKIVKRFLDTGVALQNIRTTVQHLRARGFTDLERMTLMSDGATVYECSSPDEVVSLLQGGQGVFGIAVGVVWRDVDAALSQLHGERVDTGETLIGHNPADELARRRNRAG, from the coding sequence GTGAGAAGTAGCGGCGACGGTACGGCTGCGGGTGGGCCGTACCGGCAGCACGGTGGTGCGGCCGACCACTCCATCAGACAGCCGGTTCAGCCGGCTGTGGTGGCAGCGGACGGTGTGGCAGGGACAGGGGACATCGGCTACCGGGGGCCGACAGCGTGTGCGGCTGCGGGGATCACCTACCGGCAGCTCGACTACTGGGCGCGCACGGGGCTCGTGGAGCCGAGCGTGCGTCCGGCGTACGGGTCGGGAACACAGCGCCTCTACAGCTTCCGGGACGTGGTGCTCCTCAAGATCGTGAAGCGGTTCCTGGACACGGGTGTCGCTCTGCAGAACATCCGCACCACTGTCCAGCACCTCAGGGCACGCGGGTTCACGGATCTCGAGCGGATGACCCTGATGAGTGACGGGGCGACGGTCTACGAGTGCTCATCGCCCGACGAGGTGGTCAGTCTGCTCCAGGGCGGCCAGGGGGTCTTCGGTATCGCTGTCGGTGTCGTCTGGAGGGATGTCGACGCGGCGCTGTCCCAGCTCCACGGGGAGCGTGTCGACACCGGGGAGACCCTGATCGGCCACAACCCCGCTGACGAACTGGCGCGGCGGCGCAATCGCGCGGGCTGA
- a CDS encoding DNA polymerase IV: protein MRAAPTILHLDMDAFYASAEQAAKPSLRGKPVVVGGLGMRGVVATASYEARRLGVHSAMPMAQARRLAPNAAYLVPRFALYRSVSDQVMELLGRMSPLVEPLSLDEAFVDLEAGGVADDSASARAIGEELRTVIRAVTGLSGSVGLAGSKMLAKIASEEAKPDGLLLIEPGTERELLAPMSVRTLPGVGPATGDHLRRAGMTLVSHLAEAGEAELVRLLGRAHGVALHRMALGHDDRPVVAERDAKSVSVEDTFDVDLHDRVRVRTEVERLAARCVRRLRGAGRSGRTVVLKVRRYDFSTLTRSETLRGPTDDPTVVREAAARLLEAVDTTGGVRLLGVGVTGLADFTQEDLFAQAADAEHAAEESAAAGTAPDERDGAAGEAAGADERESEERLASRRWPAGHDVRHDVHGHGWVQGSGVGRVTVRFEEPWTPPGRVRTFRVDDPALRPADPLPLVRDPEDYSSWPASLPKSLSGPASAEGEESSP, encoded by the coding sequence GTGAGAGCCGCGCCCACCATCCTGCATCTCGACATGGATGCCTTCTACGCCTCTGCGGAGCAGGCGGCGAAGCCGAGCCTGCGCGGCAAGCCGGTGGTGGTGGGCGGCCTGGGGATGCGCGGCGTGGTCGCCACCGCGTCGTACGAGGCGCGGCGCCTCGGTGTGCATTCGGCGATGCCCATGGCGCAGGCGAGGCGGCTCGCGCCCAACGCGGCGTACCTCGTCCCTCGGTTCGCCCTCTACCGGTCGGTGAGCGACCAGGTGATGGAGCTGCTCGGACGGATGTCACCGCTCGTCGAGCCGCTCAGTCTGGACGAGGCGTTCGTCGACCTCGAGGCAGGTGGGGTCGCGGACGACTCCGCGTCCGCCCGTGCGATCGGTGAGGAGCTGCGCACCGTGATCAGGGCCGTCACCGGACTCAGTGGTTCGGTCGGCCTCGCCGGCTCCAAGATGCTGGCCAAGATCGCGTCCGAGGAGGCGAAACCGGACGGACTGCTGCTGATCGAGCCGGGCACCGAGCGGGAGCTCCTGGCCCCCATGTCCGTGCGGACCCTCCCGGGCGTGGGCCCCGCCACCGGTGACCACCTCCGGCGCGCGGGCATGACCCTCGTCAGCCACCTGGCGGAGGCGGGGGAGGCGGAGCTCGTGCGGCTGCTGGGCAGGGCCCACGGCGTCGCGCTCCACCGCATGGCACTGGGCCACGACGACCGTCCCGTCGTCGCCGAGCGGGACGCCAAGTCCGTCTCGGTCGAGGACACCTTCGACGTGGACCTGCACGACCGCGTGCGGGTCAGGACGGAGGTGGAGCGGCTCGCGGCCCGATGCGTACGGCGACTGCGTGGCGCGGGACGCTCCGGGCGCACCGTCGTCCTCAAGGTGCGTCGCTACGACTTCTCGACGCTCACCAGGTCCGAGACACTGCGCGGCCCCACCGACGACCCCACGGTGGTCAGGGAGGCCGCCGCACGGCTTCTGGAGGCCGTCGACACGACCGGCGGCGTCCGGCTGCTCGGTGTCGGTGTCACGGGGCTGGCGGACTTCACGCAGGAGGACCTCTTCGCACAGGCCGCCGACGCGGAGCACGCCGCAGAGGAATCCGCGGCCGCCGGCACCGCCCCGGACGAACGGGACGGTGCCGCGGGGGAGGCGGCGGGCGCGGACGAGCGGGAGAGCGAGGAGCGACTGGCGTCCCGGCGCTGGCCGGCCGGACACGACGTACGGCACGACGTCCACGGGCACGGCTGGGTGCAGGGCAGCGGCGTCGGCCGTGTCACCGTGCGCTTCGAGGAACCGTGGACGCCGCCCGGACGGGTGCGCACGTTCCGCGTCGACGACCCGGCACTGCGGCCCGCCGACCCACTGCCCCTGGTGCGCGACCCGGAGGACTACTCCTCCTGGCCCGCCAGCCTGCCGAAGTCCCTGTCGGGACCCGCTTCGGCGGAGGGGGAGGAGTCCAGCCCGTAA
- a CDS encoding bifunctional nuclease family protein, with protein MNELDVVGVRVEMPSNQPIVLLREVGGDRYLPIWIGPGEATAIAFAQQGMAPARPLTHDLFKDVLEAVGQELTEVRITDLREGVFYAELVFASGVEVSARPSDAIALALRTGTPIYGSDGVLDDAGIAIPDEQEDEVEKFREFLDQISPEDFGTNSQ; from the coding sequence GTGAACGAGCTCGACGTTGTGGGTGTCCGGGTGGAAATGCCCTCCAACCAACCGATCGTGCTCCTGCGTGAAGTGGGAGGCGACCGGTACCTCCCTATCTGGATCGGCCCTGGGGAAGCGACCGCGATCGCCTTCGCCCAGCAAGGCATGGCTCCGGCCAGGCCGCTGACCCATGATCTCTTCAAGGACGTGCTCGAGGCCGTCGGCCAGGAGCTCACCGAGGTCCGCATCACGGACCTCAGGGAAGGGGTCTTCTACGCGGAGCTGGTCTTTGCCAGCGGGGTGGAGGTGAGCGCGCGTCCTTCCGACGCCATAGCGCTCGCCCTGCGCACCGGCACGCCGATCTACGGCAGTGACGGGGTGCTCGACGACGCGGGCATCGCCATCCCCGACGAGCAGGAGGACGAGGTGGAGAAGTTCCGCGAGTTCCTCGACCAGATCTCGCCGGAGGACTTCGGTACCAACAGCCAGTGA
- a CDS encoding MerR family transcriptional regulator, with amino-acid sequence MLRTSTGGAGHGTASAGQRAMSIGTVLLQLRDEFPEVTISKIRFLEAEGLIEPQRTPSGYRKFSPGDVERLAQVLRMQRDHYLPLKVIREHLDALARGEKAALPSGGGQGGSDDPLRDQEPGQATASRIGRAELLAAAEASEEQLDEWESYGLIVAASGGSYDAEAVTVARLVADLGRFGLEPRHLRAVKAAAEREAGLVEQVVAPLRRHRNPQTRAHAEATARELADLSVRLHAALVQTALKAGFH; translated from the coding sequence ATGCTGCGAACATCGACAGGCGGTGCCGGTCACGGCACCGCCTCCGCGGGTCAGCGCGCGATGAGCATCGGCACGGTGCTCCTGCAGCTGCGCGACGAATTCCCCGAAGTCACCATCTCCAAGATCCGCTTCCTTGAGGCGGAAGGGCTCATCGAGCCACAACGCACGCCGTCGGGATACCGGAAGTTCAGTCCCGGCGACGTCGAGCGGCTGGCCCAGGTGCTGCGGATGCAGCGGGACCACTATCTGCCGCTCAAGGTCATCCGTGAGCACCTGGACGCCCTGGCCCGCGGTGAGAAGGCCGCACTGCCGTCAGGCGGCGGTCAGGGCGGGTCGGACGACCCGCTGCGGGACCAGGAGCCGGGGCAGGCCACCGCGTCCCGGATCGGACGTGCAGAGCTCCTGGCCGCCGCCGAGGCCAGCGAGGAGCAGCTCGACGAGTGGGAGTCGTACGGGCTGATCGTGGCCGCCTCCGGTGGCAGCTACGACGCGGAGGCGGTGACCGTGGCCCGCCTGGTGGCGGATCTGGGCAGATTCGGTCTGGAACCTCGGCATCTGCGGGCCGTCAAGGCGGCCGCCGAGCGTGAGGCCGGACTCGTCGAACAGGTGGTCGCTCCCCTGCGGCGGCACAGGAATCCGCAGACCAGAGCACATGCGGAGGCCACCGCGAGGGAGCTCGCGGACCTCTCCGTCCGGCTCCATGCCGCGCTCGTGCAGACGGCCCTCAAGGCCGGCTTCCACTGA
- a CDS encoding CDP-alcohol phosphatidyltransferase family protein — protein sequence MEVQETRVQTDRVLTIPNILSMARLVGVPLFLWLILRPVFGGPNSDGWALLVLMLSGVSDYLDGKLARRWNQISSLGRLLDPAADRLYILSTLVGLTWREILPLWLTAALLARELMLLVMVGILRRHGYPPPQVNFLGKAATFNLMYAFPLLLLSDGSGWLASLGTIFGWAFAGWGTTLYWWAGILYVVQVRRLVKADQVAD from the coding sequence GTGGAGGTCCAGGAGACTCGAGTTCAGACGGACCGAGTACTCACCATCCCCAACATCCTCAGCATGGCTCGCCTCGTCGGCGTACCGCTCTTCCTGTGGCTGATTCTTCGCCCCGTGTTCGGTGGGCCCAACAGTGATGGCTGGGCCCTGCTGGTCCTGATGCTGAGCGGTGTCAGTGACTACCTCGACGGCAAGCTCGCCCGCCGGTGGAACCAGATCAGCAGCCTCGGCCGGCTTCTGGACCCTGCTGCGGACCGGCTGTACATTCTCTCGACGCTCGTCGGGCTCACTTGGCGGGAGATCCTTCCGCTCTGGCTGACCGCCGCGCTCCTCGCACGTGAGCTGATGCTCCTCGTCATGGTGGGAATCCTGCGCAGGCACGGCTATCCGCCGCCCCAGGTGAACTTCCTCGGGAAAGCTGCAACCTTCAACCTGATGTACGCCTTCCCCTTGTTGCTGCTCAGCGACGGAAGTGGTTGGCTGGCTTCGCTGGGCACCATTTTCGGATGGGCGTTCGCTGGATGGGGTACAACCCTCTATTGGTGGGCAGGGATCCTATACGTGGTCCAGGTCCGCCGTCTGGTCAAGGCGGATCAAGTAGCCGATTAG
- a CDS encoding PRC-barrel domain-containing protein yields MQTDIDPRSLIGRKAFDRQGAKIGTVDEVYLDDATGVPEWAAVRTGLFTRDAFVPLEPSEFVDGALLIPFDRTLIKDAPDFGVGRHLSPEQELQLYRHYGLDSSPSAEAGPDRDFGRLAGQEE; encoded by the coding sequence GTGCAGACCGACATCGATCCGCGCAGCCTGATCGGCCGCAAGGCCTTCGACCGTCAAGGTGCCAAGATCGGAACGGTGGACGAGGTCTACCTCGACGACGCCACCGGGGTGCCCGAGTGGGCCGCCGTACGGACCGGCCTCTTCACCAGGGACGCGTTCGTCCCGCTGGAGCCGAGCGAATTCGTCGACGGCGCGCTTCTGATCCCCTTCGACCGGACCCTGATCAAGGACGCGCCCGACTTCGGCGTGGGCCGCCACCTGTCCCCCGAGCAGGAACTGCAGCTCTACCGCCATTACGGGCTGGACTCCTCCCCCTCCGCCGAAGCGGGTCCCGACAGGGACTTCGGCAGGCTGGCGGGCCAGGAGGAGTAG
- a CDS encoding PTS glucose transporter subunit IIA codes for MTTVTSPLAGRAIGLTAVPDPVFSGAMVGPGTAIDPVREPSEAVSPVDGIVVSLHPHAFVVVDDQGHGVLTHLGIDTVQLNGEGFELLVNKGDTVTRGQGIVRWDPAGVEAAGKSAICPVVALEATAESLSDVREDGDVKVGETLFGWQ; via the coding sequence ATGACCACAGTGACGTCCCCTCTTGCCGGCCGCGCCATCGGTCTCACCGCGGTTCCCGACCCCGTCTTCTCCGGAGCGATGGTGGGTCCCGGTACCGCCATCGACCCCGTGCGCGAGCCCTCTGAGGCCGTCTCCCCGGTCGACGGAATCGTGGTCTCCCTCCACCCGCACGCCTTCGTCGTCGTCGACGACCAGGGACACGGAGTGCTCACGCACCTCGGAATCGACACGGTGCAGCTCAACGGCGAGGGCTTCGAGCTGCTCGTGAACAAGGGTGACACGGTCACCCGCGGTCAGGGCATCGTCCGCTGGGACCCGGCCGGCGTCGAGGCTGCCGGCAAGTCCGCGATCTGCCCGGTCGTAGCCCTGGAGGCCACGGCCGAATCCCTTTCCGACGTGCGCGAGGACGGCGACGTCAAGGTCGGCGAGACGCTGTTCGGCTGGCAGTGA
- a CDS encoding DUF881 domain-containing protein: protein MSQPPPDRSSAPTRPRPDASMSLLTTVMEHSLDEGYAEASARRRSEGSEGMPRTLKAKLGLAAGLVLAALVVTLGAAEAQVAAPVVAKEREELIDRVNAETSTADTLEADVEELRKDVGERQRKALQKHGGDQGGLVALLSGATPVQGPGIKLVVDDAEDTDQGGGGPRESTGFADTGRVRDRDMQRVVNGLWQSGAEAVAINGQRLTALSAIRAAGDAILVDNRPLVPPYTVLAVGDGKKLAAAFRDSADGQYLQALHESFDIGTSIAEQKKVRLPAAPSLIVRTAEPQAADTGSGAADTGKGTS from the coding sequence ATGTCGCAGCCGCCCCCCGATCGGAGTAGCGCCCCGACGCGCCCTCGCCCCGACGCGTCCATGTCGCTGCTGACCACCGTGATGGAACACAGCCTCGACGAGGGATACGCCGAGGCCTCGGCACGTCGCCGGTCCGAGGGCAGCGAGGGCATGCCCCGCACGCTGAAGGCGAAACTGGGCCTTGCCGCGGGGCTCGTTCTGGCCGCTCTCGTGGTGACGCTCGGTGCCGCCGAGGCCCAGGTCGCCGCACCGGTCGTGGCCAAGGAACGCGAGGAGCTCATCGACCGCGTGAACGCCGAGACCTCGACGGCGGACACGCTCGAGGCCGACGTCGAGGAACTGCGCAAGGACGTGGGCGAGCGGCAGCGCAAGGCGCTCCAGAAGCACGGCGGGGACCAGGGGGGTCTGGTGGCGCTCCTCTCCGGGGCCACTCCCGTCCAGGGGCCGGGGATCAAGCTGGTCGTGGACGACGCCGAGGACACCGACCAGGGCGGGGGCGGACCCCGTGAGTCCACCGGCTTCGCCGACACCGGGCGCGTGCGCGACCGGGACATGCAGCGCGTGGTCAACGGCCTGTGGCAGTCGGGCGCCGAGGCGGTGGCCATCAACGGGCAGCGGCTCACGGCCCTCTCGGCGATCCGTGCGGCGGGCGACGCCATACTGGTCGACAACCGGCCGCTCGTGCCGCCGTACACAGTGCTCGCGGTGGGGGACGGGAAGAAGCTCGCTGCGGCCTTCCGTGACAGCGCGGACGGACAGTATCTTCAGGCGCTGCACGAGAGCTTCGACATCGGCACCAGCATCGCCGAACAGAAGAAGGTGCGCCTTCCGGCCGCGCCCAGCCTGATCGTACGTACAGCAGAGCCTCAGGCCGCAGACACGGGCAGTGGTGCGGCCGACACAGGGAAGGGCACATCGTGA
- a CDS encoding mannose-1-phosphate guanyltransferase, translated as MKAVVMAGGEGTRLRPMTSSMPKPLLPVANRPIMEHVLRLLKRHGLNETVVTVQFLASLVKNYFGDGEELGMELSYANEEKPLGTAGSVKNAEEALKDDTFLVISGDALTDFDLTDLIAFHKEKGALVTVCLTRVPNPLEFGITIVDEDGKVERFLEKPTWGQVFSDTVNTGIYVMEPEVFDYVQADTSVDWSGDVFPQLMKDGKLICGYVAEGYWEDVGTHESYVKAQADVLERKVDVELDGFEISPGVWVAEGAEVHPDAVLRGPLYIGDYAKIEAGAEIREHTVVGSNVVVKSGAFLHRAVVHDNVYVGQHSNLRGCVIGKNTDVMRATRIEDGAVIGDECLIGEESIIQGNVRVYPFKTIEAGAFVNTSVIWESRGQAHLFGARGVSGILNVEITPELAVRLAGAYATTLKKGATVTTARDHSRGARALKRAVISALQASAIDVRDLENVPLPVARQQTARGSAGGIMIRTSPGVPDSVDIMFFDERGADLSQARQRKLDRVYARQEYRRAFPGEIGDLHFPSSVFDSYTGSLLRNVDTAGIADAGLKVVVDASNGSAGLVLPSLLGRLGVDALTINPGLDESRPTESAESRRAGLVRLGEIVSSARAAFGVRFDPVGERLSLVDERGRIIEDDRALLVLLDLVAAERRSGRVALPVTTTRVAEQVAAYHGTQVEWTTTSPDDLTRVGREDTTIFGGDGRGGFIVPEFSSVFDGAAAFVRLIGLVARTQLTLSQIDARIPRAHVLRRDLATPWAVKGLVMRRVVEAAGERSVDTTDGVRVVETDGRWVMVLPDPSEAVTHLWAEGPDDASAQALLDEWAAVVDSAGD; from the coding sequence ATGAAGGCCGTCGTGATGGCAGGCGGTGAAGGCACCCGCCTTCGCCCCATGACCTCAAGCATGCCCAAGCCGCTTCTGCCCGTGGCCAATCGGCCGATCATGGAGCATGTGCTACGGCTGCTCAAACGGCATGGGCTCAACGAAACCGTTGTCACTGTCCAGTTCCTTGCCTCTCTCGTCAAGAATTACTTCGGCGACGGCGAAGAACTCGGAATGGAGCTCAGCTATGCCAACGAGGAGAAGCCACTCGGTACCGCGGGAAGCGTGAAGAACGCGGAGGAGGCCCTGAAGGACGACACCTTCCTGGTCATCTCCGGCGACGCCCTCACCGACTTCGATCTCACGGACCTCATCGCCTTCCACAAGGAGAAGGGCGCACTCGTCACCGTGTGCCTGACCCGCGTGCCGAACCCTCTTGAATTCGGCATCACGATCGTGGACGAGGACGGAAAGGTCGAGCGCTTCCTCGAGAAGCCGACCTGGGGCCAGGTCTTCTCCGACACGGTGAACACGGGCATCTACGTCATGGAGCCCGAGGTCTTCGACTACGTCCAGGCCGACACCTCGGTCGACTGGTCCGGCGACGTGTTCCCTCAGCTCATGAAGGACGGCAAGCTGATCTGCGGCTACGTCGCCGAGGGCTACTGGGAGGACGTCGGCACCCACGAAAGCTACGTGAAGGCCCAGGCCGACGTGCTGGAGCGCAAGGTCGACGTCGAACTCGACGGCTTCGAGATCTCTCCCGGCGTCTGGGTCGCGGAAGGTGCCGAGGTCCACCCCGACGCAGTGCTCCGCGGGCCGCTGTACATCGGTGACTACGCCAAGATCGAAGCCGGCGCCGAGATCCGCGAACACACCGTGGTCGGATCCAACGTCGTCGTGAAATCCGGCGCGTTCCTGCACCGTGCGGTCGTTCACGACAATGTCTACGTGGGGCAGCACAGCAACCTGCGCGGCTGCGTGATCGGCAAGAACACCGACGTCATGCGGGCTACCCGCATCGAGGACGGTGCTGTGATCGGCGACGAGTGCCTGATCGGTGAAGAATCGATCATCCAGGGCAACGTCCGGGTCTACCCGTTCAAGACCATCGAGGCCGGCGCCTTCGTCAACACCTCCGTGATCTGGGAGTCGCGCGGCCAGGCGCATCTTTTCGGCGCCCGTGGTGTCTCTGGGATCCTCAACGTCGAGATCACGCCAGAACTGGCCGTCAGGCTCGCCGGCGCGTACGCGACGACCCTGAAGAAGGGCGCGACGGTCACCACCGCCCGGGACCACTCCCGCGGTGCCCGTGCGCTGAAGAGGGCGGTCATCTCGGCCCTGCAGGCCAGTGCCATCGACGTGAGGGACCTGGAGAACGTGCCACTCCCGGTGGCCCGCCAGCAGACCGCGCGGGGCAGCGCCGGCGGCATCATGATCCGTACGTCCCCAGGCGTTCCGGACTCGGTCGACATCATGTTCTTCGACGAGCGTGGAGCCGACCTCTCCCAGGCACGGCAGCGCAAGCTCGACCGGGTCTACGCCCGTCAGGAGTACCGCAGGGCCTTCCCCGGCGAGATCGGGGACCTGCACTTCCCGTCGAGCGTCTTCGACTCCTACACCGGTTCGCTCCTGCGCAACGTCGACACGGCGGGCATCGCCGATGCGGGCCTGAAGGTGGTCGTGGACGCCTCGAACGGCAGCGCCGGGCTCGTCCTGCCCAGCCTGCTCGGGCGCCTCGGCGTGGACGCGCTGACGATCAACCCCGGACTCGACGAGTCCCGGCCCACCGAGTCGGCCGAGTCCCGGAGGGCGGGTCTGGTGCGGCTCGGCGAGATCGTGTCGTCCGCGCGCGCCGCCTTCGGTGTGCGGTTCGACCCCGTCGGTGAACGGCTGTCCCTCGTGGACGAGCGAGGCCGCATCATCGAGGACGACCGGGCGCTGCTGGTCCTGCTCGACCTCGTGGCCGCGGAGCGCAGGAGCGGACGCGTGGCCCTGCCCGTGACGACCACGCGCGTCGCCGAACAGGTCGCGGCGTACCACGGTACGCAGGTGGAATGGACGACCACCTCGCCCGACGACCTGACGCGGGTGGGACGTGAGGACACCACGATCTTCGGCGGCGACGGACGCGGCGGCTTCATCGTCCCCGAGTTCAGCAGCGTCTTCGACGGTGCGGCGGCCTTCGTCAGGCTCATCGGTCTGGTCGCCAGGACACAGCTCACTCTCAGCCAGATCGACGCCCGTATCCCGCGTGCCCACGTCCTGCGTCGCGATCTCGCCACACCGTGGGCGGTCAAGGGACTCGTGATGCGCCGGGTCGTCGAGGCCGCGGGAGAGCGCAGCGTGGACACCACCGACGGTGTCCGGGTCGTGGAGACCGACGGCCGCTGGGTGATGGTGCTGCCAGACCCGTCGGAGGCGGTCACACACCTGTGGGCGGAAGGGCCCGACGACGCCTCGGCACAGGCGCTGCTGGACGAGTGGGCGGCGGTCGTGGACAGCGCGGGGGACTGA